ACGCAACGCCTCCGCGCAAGAAACATATTTATAGCCCATACTCAAAAGCACCTCAATAAATGGAAGCTGTGACTGACGCGCCTCATCAAAATTAACTTTTCCCAATATTTCGTAATCCATGATTTTGAATTTGTATTTAAGGGGTCTGGCCCCCTGTTACTGGATAGACCCCTGCAAAACCCGTATTTATATTCCCTCCGGCACCCGAATCGCCCCGGTAATCAAATTATTCAACAAATACTTCTTCTGATTTTTCAATATCCCCAATTTCCTCTCCAACTCCGCAATCTCCCTATCCGCCGTCACAAGTATGTCGGCAATCGCGTTTTGTTCCTCGATTTTTGGTATTGATATTTCTATTTTTTTGAAATCTTTTCCATATAAATGTACGATAGTTATTCCTTGTGCCAATCTGGCTAAATTGTGTTTTTTGATATGCGACAGATATAATGCAAGAAATATTGAATTATAGATTTTTTTTGCTCGAAGAATGCTTATATCCCCACCTAAAAGGACTTTCTTCCTATTCAAACAAGCCGCAATGGCTAAATCGAGAGCACAAGTCGTCGTTGAGGAAGGAATTAATATGTCGCCAGCCATTGAAAGATTCCCTTCTTTCTCATTTGTTTTGCTTTTGATCTCATTAATAATTTCCGAGTATGTCGTGTATAGCTCTCCATACAAAATACACTCATATTTTCCTTTGTCGTTTAGTTTTACTTTCGAGAGACCAAGTCCTTTTTTAATTTCGCAAACATCGCTTAATTTGTTTGCTTCCCACTCTCCATTAAAACCCGACAACCGAGTTTTGCCCGCCAACAATTCCCGCATCAACCCCTTCTTAATCCGCTTCTTAATCTCAATCTTCCTCCCTAATTTCTCAATCGCGCTGTCCCAGGTTTCCAATACTCTTACAATCCTATTTTGCTCTTCTAATAGAGGAAAGTTAAATTCTAAATTTTCAAGATCATTTTTATGAATGTGCACGACAGACTGTCCCTGGCCAAGCTCTCGTAACCTTTTCCTAGCTTCTCCTGTATTTAAAAAATATGAGAGAAAAAGACTGTTCGCACTTTTAGGGCTGAATATTATTATGTCGCCGCCAGCGTAACAACTCTCTTTTAAAAAATAAACTGCCGATTTTCCTATCTCATCATTAGTTTCCCCAGAACCAGCGAATAAAATGTCACCATATTTTATTTCTCTCGTAGAAGGTATTATTTCACTTGGTATATAAGAATAGATTCTTTCGATCTTAACATCGAACTTTGTATACAGTTCTCCATAGCGAACCACGTTATGGCCCACTTCCGAGAGTTGGTCTTTTGATATACCTGCGCCCTTAGTAAATACCCCAATCGAACCAAGTCTCTGCTTAGTCCACTCACGAGGGATATTTTTTTGTATTTGCTTATTCATAACCTAACATAGTTACCGCTCTTCGGCCGTACAGGTTCGGCATCTCTTTTTGCCTGCTCTTCTTTTGTAAAATTAGCGACAGATACCCCGAATTTAATTCGGCTAACTTCTGAATTTTTTAATTCTTTGGACATCTTGCCGCCGCCTTCAATGATCTGGAAAACCTTAATCCCAGCTTTTCCCGATGAAGTAGTCGAATCTTCAACCGTTACCGCAATATCAAACTCAACAGTGCGATTATCTTGAGAGCTGGTTAAATTCATGCTACGGCACGATTCATTTTTTTCCTCTTCAACCGCATCCACTAAATCCTTAAGTATATTTTTAACAAATTGTTTTAATTCCATATTTCTATTTTAAATTACAAATTTTGCCGATACCGCTTAAAAAATCTGTAAAGGATTTATCGTTTACAATAAAAGTTGTTCTCTTCTCCAAAGCAATACCGTCCAGTTGTCTCCCGTAGTTAATAAAATCTGGAAGAGGAAATTCATAGGTTATCCATTTTTTTTCAGTATAATTTATATTTTCTTTTAAAATGTTGCCTTCTGTCACATTCTTATAATCAAAATCAGTTGTGTATAAATTTGCAGTTGTTACTACCACGGGAAGAAAAACAAAATATTTAAAAACATCCGATGGTAACCCTGTTGTTAAATTTTCAATATATCTTGGTTTTTTATTTTCTAGAGCAAAAATACCTTGGTTCGCCTGTCGGATAGCTTTGTAGACTCTTTCCTCCTGATTCCGATTAAGCGATGAAAAATCATTTTTTGCCTCGATCACGTTATTGCAATAATCAAAATTTTCTGTCGTATAATTTAG
The Patescibacteria group bacterium DNA segment above includes these coding regions:
- a CDS encoding restriction endonuclease subunit S, translating into MNKQIQKNIPREWTKQRLGSIGVFTKGAGISKDQLSEVGHNVVRYGELYTKFDVKIERIYSYIPSEIIPSTREIKYGDILFAGSGETNDEIGKSAVYFLKESCYAGGDIIIFSPKSANSLFLSYFLNTGEARKRLRELGQGQSVVHIHKNDLENLEFNFPLLEEQNRIVRVLETWDSAIEKLGRKIEIKKRIKKGLMRELLAGKTRLSGFNGEWEANKLSDVCEIKKGLGLSKVKLNDKGKYECILYGELYTTYSEIINEIKSKTNEKEGNLSMAGDILIPSSTTTCALDLAIAACLNRKKVLLGGDISILRAKKIYNSIFLALYLSHIKKHNLARLAQGITIVHLYGKDFKKIEISIPKIEEQNAIADILVTADREIAELERKLGILKNQKKYLLNNLITGAIRVPEGI